The window tttttaattatgcggatatacccgatatccgatccgatcggaTCTGGCCTAAAAAAATGCGGATatcgtatccgatccgatccgatgagtgcagtgcggatcggatagaattttaggctatatccaatccgatccgatccgtgtgCAGCCCTAAGTCTACTCTTTTTGAAGGCCTCTGTCCTCCTTGCACTCTCTATTATAATCGAAATGCATCCATCATTTGTAGGTCTCCTGAAAGTAGGTTCATGTATTTCTTTGTTTCTCCATTTTCAAAGTCACCAGCAAGTTGTCATGAAAATATCAGTCCAAGCAGTCGAACTACCGCGACCTATGTCATTTGTGAGATTCAAATTTAGCCAGCTCTTACAATCGACCGGAAAAAAAGTAGCAAGAGTACTCGGTTGTAATAACTTATTCCAAACAAGCGCTGCCCACGGGCAGTCCCTCAGCACATGTAAGGTGAATTCTTCTTGATTGGAACATTTGTGACAGTATGGAGTAGTTTCCATCAGCCTAACTCTTCTTTTGGCCGTGAATATTCTGTCATGAACAACCTGTCAGACTTTAGTTCTTTTTGGACCCCTTCAGTTCCATATTTCATTCCAATTCTGGGTGATTTTCCTACTTTTTCGAGTTAGGTACTTGTAAGCTTAGACAACTATAAATATACCATCGCAGAGTGATTCCAACTAAACGCATCATCTTCACTATTTGGTTGGGGGGAGGGATATTCtttcagaaaaataattaaagaatgaTATTGATAGCAATCAAGTGAACTGAGCCCAAAGAGCAATACCATTTCAATATTTTTGCACAAATTAGatgcatttaaacttaaataattaaaatttaatgcattttttcattaaaatactTGATTCATCCAAACAAATACATGCTTAGTCGTAGAAGTTGTcattttagaattttttctttAGACCAAAAGATATTCTTTTTCATTaattgatgaattctagttcgaACCATAGATACACAAAAATTGacttttaaaaagaataattttatttataaaattttaataattatgttaaatatacataaaaaattaaaaactgtaTATAGAAATACATATTAACAAATCATATataaatctttttatcaaattattataaacaaatttGATTATTGGTCTATTATTGTAAGTTTGATTATTTTAGTGgttaattatttagttaaaaaaatatataaattaatatgtataaatatataataattgatttttagtgcatgtataatatttttaaatattttaatagaattatttctaaaataaataacataCTTATAgttccaacaaaaacaaaaaataacgtGGGGAACAATTAGAAGTGCATGCAAATGGAAATGGAAATAATAATTAGGGTTGATGCATCATGCATGTGATGTGCGCTTGCTAGCATGGAAAAGTGGCATCATCATCTCACGCGATTCACAACCACACATTGGAGTCTAATTAAATTATTCAATTGTTTccttttattcaaaaatttatgaCCAAAATTAGCTACTGTCAGCtgtcaatataaaatacatattgaaatataaatatttattaaaaataaattaaattacatatatatttatatataaatatattagtaattagttttagtggttgattttaatatacaaagaatatttttgttattgaaattattcattaaattTGGTTCAATGAAAATTTAACTTCTAAAATAAAATGTctatatgtgaatgcaacagCAAAGTGACACGATGTATGTGCAATGTTACCTTTCCTTCTTTTatcttctctattttatttatttattttttttcatttcataatTTTCCTACATTCATaacttaatttataaataaatatatcaaatttataAACAAAGTAATTTGAGATTGTTtattaaatatgaaatttttttgttatttataaaaaatataatatttattatttttttatcgtaTTTTCAAATCATTTAAAAACTGTTTTGTTAATAAcatcttttagaaattttttgTCTAACGACCGAATCTTTTGGATATTAAATTTGTGCTTAACCTCTTAAAATATGTTCGATATAGTTTTAAGATAAATTATTTAGCAAAACTATATACAGTTATACAAGAATTCAGTTGCTTTTACCTATTTTCATTGGTTCAACCAAATGGCAATACTTAATGTATTGCAACACTTTTTGTTTGAAGCAATTAAAAAATGTTGCCTAAACCTGTCCAAACTGTTGCCTTTGATCAAAGGCAAACATTCCCAACCTAAGGCAATATGAGTTTGACTAGATCTATCAAACCACAAGTGAAAAAACAAACACTTTTGACCTCCTCTTATGATATCTTCATTAAGTTCATATTGTATTCTCAATTCTTTGGGCAAACCCTCAACTTTGTCAACATTTGAATTCTTTTGAATGGAGACAATATCTTAATGCTATTATTCCATTTATAGACaagaatatacaaatatataattttcACCTCTTTTATATTTAGGAAGTTATTTTTGCAATGTTTTTATTTTAGCATGTAAACATGATTTCACTTATGTAATCATCCATAATGAAACTTCTTATATTTCtcatagaaaatataaaaaattcattaGAGTGCATAAAAACTTACaatcttaaaaagaaaaatatccaATTTAGCCAGCCGCCTAAGATTGCCCcccaaaaaaaatttgtaaagacaacccttaaaagaccatTTTGGCCTTTGACTTTAGGACCATAGCTGTCTTAAAATTTAgtagtaataaaaatataaaaaatcttcTTACTTTTTCAAAagggttctctctctctctcatgcaATGCTTCAATGGAAACCACTTGGCACCCAAAAAGAAATTGAGACTCTCAAATCTCAATCCTAAAATACACTGACACACACATAAAGCtttctcctcttccttcttcatttctctgaattctaagtttctaactTCAAACACTTCCCTATTTAACTTCCCAACGCCATTTCCATTTTTTCCCCAATGatctattaaattaaaaataaaaagaatgattttttaagaaaaaaataaagaaaaaacaaagaaaaagagagacCCAATATAGGTTTTTGATTGGGTCCGGAGCTGGTCCGGGCCCCCTCCGTAATCGGCGGCGCCACCGTGTTTGCCACCGTCAATGCCCAATTAGggtttttgttcttcatttcttTGTTGTAAATCGGAGGATTTTCGTTCAAAATTGTTTGGAATTGTGATGGGTTCGAAACCGTGGCTCTACCCTGCTCCTACGTATCGGCCATTAGAGACGTTTTGGGACACTGATGAAGACGCGCCGGGGCCACGATGCGGCCACACACTCACCGCCGTCGCCGCCACCAAATCTCACGGACCAAGGCTTATCCTTTTCGGCGGCGCCACCGCCATCGAGGGAGGATCTTCCTCAGCTCCCGGAATCAGTAACAAGCTTCCTCATTTGAGTTTATTCGTTGAGCAAGGAGGTGCTCAATTTGGTTAATTTTGGCtgtttttgaatttcatttttgcAGGGTTAGCTGGAGTTACCAATTCGGTTCATTCGTATGATGTTCTAACGAGAAAATGGAGTAGGTGAGTTGAATGAATTGAATACCCTATTTTCTGAATTATTGAAAAGTTTAAAGTTTTGGATAATTTGGGGGCTTTTTGTTTTGGGTGTACGAGTAATTGAGTATATTGGGTAGTTGAATtgaagctcaagttatgatcttttgccgcttttgttgttgttttgaGTGTTTCAGTCTTAAACCTGCCGGAGAGCCTCCATCCCCTCGGGCAGCTCATGCTGCTGCCGCCGTTGGTACTATGGTTGTTTTTCAGGTAATTGTGCGAATGATGTTGCTTCTGTGGTTACTGGTTTTGGTTCTGATGGAGTTTTAGTGTTGAAATGATctgtttgattatttatttattatttgttttgtaTAGGGTGGCATAGGTCCTGCTGGGCATTCTACTGATGATCTCTATGTGCTTGACATGACCAATGATAAATTCAAATGGCACAGGTGAGCTTTGTTGATATCAAACAAGCTTTTTTCCTTTTTGCTGTTGCTCTAGGGATCTTGGCAAAATTATGATATTCTTGAATGCAGAGTTGTTGTACAAGGGCAAGGACCTGGACCTCGCTATGGCCATGTAATGGATTTGGTTGCTCAGAGATATCTTGTTACTGTCAGCGGAAATGATGGTGAGGGAAGCTTGGCACCATTTTGTAGCTAAACTTTTTTGtctgcattttctttttataattgaGGTTTAAACTTTCAATAAGATAGGCATTAATAGTTTTCTACTTGAAACCATTGAGTAGGCAAACTGATGAAGTGAAACATGAATAGTAATATCAACTTAGAATGCCATGCATACGGGGAGTACATGGTGGTTCCGGGTTTATCAAAATTTGGGAGATACTGAAGCATTGTTTTGATTTTGGTTTACATTCCATTCTTAATAATTATTATGTTGGCAGATATTGTCatgtaagatataataaatagttTCTCTGTTTTTTTAACCATGCGATAGGGAAAAGAGTTGTTTCTGATGCTTGGGCTTTGGATACGGCACAAAAACCTTACATGTGGCAGAAGCTGAACCCAGAAGGTGATAGACCTTCTGCTAGAATGTAAGCATGTCTAATACTTTTCACTTGAGGTTTTGACTCTTTGTTTCTCAATGTACATTAAGGCATGTCAGTTTTAAACTTGTCTACCTCAATCTATAGGTATGCTACTGCTAGTGCTCGTTCAGATGGAATGTTTTTGCTTTGTGGTGGAAGAGACTCTTCTGGAGCGGTATGATCTGTCATGCCATTTTCATCTTGTTATTGTTTCTTGCGCTTTTAGGAAGCTGTGTGTGCTAATCTGTGCTCAAGTAGGTTATAAGTGATTCTATGGGAGCAAAATGATACGCTTCTTTGTAAAATTGTTATCTTCATGAATCTCTTACTTGAGTATTATTCGGTGAAATATGAATACATTTATTGTATTTATGTGGAGCAGCCACTAGCAGATGCATATGGACTGCTCATGCATAGGAACGGCCAGTGGGAATGGACACTCGCACCTGGAGTTTCCCCTTCACCAAGGTATCAACATGCTGCGGTAAGTGAGATATGGGGAAAAATGATTTTTGTCATCATGGGGATGCCTTTAACATTGTTATTTTTAAATACTGAAGTTATTTGACACATTAATTATTACcatatatgttcttatttatgCACGTGCGAGCAGTCAGTAATGCATTGACCTGACTAAAATCTTGATCTAATGGCTAAAAGGAACTTCGGTAGATTGTGGGTCTCACTTTCATCGAGGAAGAGATTTCCTTCTTAAATGCAATCAAGCTTTATCTTCATCTAATAGCTAACATTAATGCGCATGAAATATTTATGATCCCGATaatgttttaattagtttaatgTTTTTATCTTGAAGTAATCCACACTCTCATAATTAATGAAGAGGGACTGTTGCGAAGTTCTAGAAATATTTTAAGTGGATTTCTCTCATAGTTAATGCCAGATTCCCTGCTATTTTTATAtgtcttttagttgttttatgaAAATATGGTCAATGGCTTAGAACTGGTATGACGATTTTATTTTATAATCGTGTCAAATGTCGATTATGTTAACCAATTTATTCATTCCATTTGAAGCATTTTGTTAATGGGTTGTGGCATTGCATTCTAGGTTTTTGTTGGTGCACGATTGCACGTTACAGGAGGTGTTCTCAAAGGTGGACGGGCTGTAGAAGGTGAAGCAGCCATTGCAGGTAATCTGTATTTCTATGTtattatcaattttttcatttcatttttttttcttcaaatgcTTTTTTAGCCAattcatattaatatttaatCTTCCTTTACTTGTTTTGACAGTACTCGACACAGCGGCTGGGGTTTGGTTGGATAGAAATGGCATTGTGGCCTCGTCACGCCCAAACAAAGGTCATGATTATGACCCTCCTTTGGATCTTTTGCGTCGTTGTCGGCATGCAGCAGCGGCCGTTGGTGTTCGTATATACATCTATGGTGGTCTTAGAGGAGGTGAGTACTCATGTTACACAAttcaaagttgaaaaataaacGTGGCATATTCACTTGGGTTATTAGAAAAACAGTCAGGATCACATGAATTGATTTCCACCTTTTTCACAATAAAGAAAATCTACCCTCTTAATATGCTGTTTTGTTCTTCCGGTCTAAATTTAAATGACTTAAATAAACAATGATCATTTGATAGAAGTCGATATACTTAATTAATGGAAGAAGGGGAAAAAAACAAAGAGTGGTGTCCAGATTCGAGAAGGGAGGCCCCGATATATGTTGACTGCCCGTCCCTCAGGGTCATAACGTTGCAGCTCATCTCCTCCTTGCTTCTATTCTGTAATCTAGTATATGTATGGGATAAAGGTGAATCATTGTCCCTTTAAGGATAGTTGGCAGTTGTGTAGAGCTCTAGTCTTGAATACCCTCTTGGCAAAAAAGATCAAAAGTCCTACTCGGAACTAGTTAAGATCTTACAGTGATTCATTGAGAAACGGTCATTGTCGTTGGCCCTAAGTAATCTTATGATTTTCCCCGCAATAAGTTGATTGtcttagaaattaaaaaatttgttatattgGTTATGATGTTCTAATATAACCACGTTATTTTCTGCAGATTCACTGCTAGATGATTTATTAGTGGCAGAAAATTCACCCTTTCAATCTGACAGTAATTCTCCTGTGTTAACATCTGAGAGAACTTCACCTATTTCAAGCCCCAAATTTGGCCAGTCTAATGTAAATTATAACGTAACAACACCAAGTTCAGATTCTGGGCCAGATGTTCCCTCATCTGGTGGCTTAGGGTATATAACTTTTCCTGTTATTCCAAGCTTAACATGTCTACCTCATGCTTATGATATTTCAATTTTATAACTGATGTATTTAATTATTACCAGAATGGACAGAAACTCCATGGAGAAACTTAGGGAAGCATCAGCTGCAGAAGCTGAGGTAGCGAATGCAGTCTGGCAAGCTGTGCAGGCATCAAATAGTCCTGCTGAAGAAACATCGCTATCAGATGACAACTCACAAGCCGCAGAAACAGTTTCAGATGGCAGTGACACAGAAGGCGATGTTCGCCTTCATCCCAGAGCTGTATGTGCTTTGGATCTTTGTTTATAACTCAATTATTCCTCTCGACTGCGCAATCATATATATTTCATTACAGGTTGTAGTTGCTAAAGAGGCTGTAGGTAACCTAGGTGGAATGGTGAGACAGCTATCGCTGGATCAATTTGAAAATGAAAGCAGACGCATGGTTCCTGTAAATAATGATACACCATATCCTACCAAAAAATTCACTAGGCAGAAATCCCCTCAGGGATTACATAAAAAGGCAAGTGTTATTTGATGcatctttttgtttcctttttgttACTGGCTTTGCAATATTTATATCTACCTTTTTAATTATCATGTCACTGCACTAAACGTTTAAATCAATAACTTATTATCATTTCTTTCCTGCCAGATAATTTCGAATTTGCTTAGGCCACGCAACTGGAAAGCACCTGCAAACAGACGATTCTTCTTGGATTCTTATGAAGTCGGTGAATTATGCTATGCTGCCGAGCAAATATTTATGCAAGAACCAACTGTTCTTCAGTTAAAAGCTCCTATCAAAGTATTTGGTGATCTTCATGGTCAGTTTGGTGATTTGATGCGACTATTTGATGAATATGGATTTCCTTCAACTGCGGGAGACATCACGTATGTATGCTATTTATCCATTGGTAGATTAGCGGTGTTTTTGTGTCAAAACTACTTATGTATAGATTGGTTATCAATCAGATCATGTCTCGTCTGGTGATTTTCCAATGGTTTTTGTGATCCCCTCGTGCATTAATTGGAAAAACACTGTTTCTAGGTATTCAAGAGCATAATGTAGTGATGTGAACctgataatatttttaaaaaatgaaactgAAACTGATATATATTAATGTGGCCATATATAATACAAGTATGGATATTGAAAATAAAGGAACTGGCCTGGACATAAAGGGGACCTTTACCCTCCCAATTCCTTTCGAAATTGTGTGTACCCCATTCCTCATGGTTCCCTCATATAGCAGTAATTTACTTCCAAAAATACCCACAATTTCCTATGCATGATCTCTAGTGTATACCTACAACATACCCCTTTGTAATACAGGGTTCTATTATGTAATATGCAAAATTGTCCGAGCTGTATAATAAGCATTAACATTCAGTTTTTGGAGGCATATACTATGAATTTGATTTATCAGGATTTACTTGAAATATGTCCATTAGCTATAATCTGAGGTGACCTGTTATGTGGAGAATTACAATATTGAATTGACGATTTGGGGTAAATAAATTAAGGTGGCTATCTTCATGGGAAGATTTTTTAGCTAAGAGATTGACATGTGTTAAGCAGTTTAGTCTAACATATgaaaatatctaataatttttagctATCATCATCTTCACATGAAGATATCTTTGTATAAGTAGTCACCTTAAGTTAATTATGTGACATTTCCTTTAATAGCAAAGTTCATCTGTTCTCTCTGGTGCTATAAGTAAATAACACATTCACTCTTGGTAATGGTTCAATTAGAACTTATTGGCGACATTGATCTCTTGCTATGGCCTTCATAtgattcatttatttattatttactttagTACTCATAATGTTTCAGGTATATTGACTATCTGTTTTTGGGAGATTATGTTGATAGAGGACAGCACAGCTTGGAAACCATTACCTTGCTGCTTGCACTTAAGGTAAGCTACTTCAATTATATTAATGTGTATATGTagttgtattttaattattatttttgtttttatctttataACCGATCACGTACTGCCCTTGTGATTCTGCAGATTGAGTATCCTGAGAATGTTCACCTGATACGTGGTAACCATGAAGCTGCTGACATAAATGCA is drawn from Arachis hypogaea cultivar Tifrunner chromosome 12, arahy.Tifrunner.gnm2.J5K5, whole genome shotgun sequence and contains these coding sequences:
- the LOC112728476 gene encoding serine/threonine-protein phosphatase BSL1, which translates into the protein MGSKPWLYPAPTYRPLETFWDTDEDAPGPRCGHTLTAVAATKSHGPRLILFGGATAIEGGSSSAPGIRLAGVTNSVHSYDVLTRKWSSLKPAGEPPSPRAAHAAAAVGTMVVFQGGIGPAGHSTDDLYVLDMTNDKFKWHRVVVQGQGPGPRYGHVMDLVAQRYLVTVSGNDGKRVVSDAWALDTAQKPYMWQKLNPEGDRPSARMYATASARSDGMFLLCGGRDSSGAPLADAYGLLMHRNGQWEWTLAPGVSPSPRYQHAAVFVGARLHVTGGVLKGGRAVEGEAAIAVLDTAAGVWLDRNGIVASSRPNKGHDYDPPLDLLRRCRHAAAAVGVRIYIYGGLRGDSLLDDLLVAENSPFQSDSNSPVLTSERTSPISSPKFGQSNVNYNVTTPSSDSGPDVPSSGGLGMDRNSMEKLREASAAEAEVANAVWQAVQASNSPAEETSLSDDNSQAAETVSDGSDTEGDVRLHPRAVVVAKEAVGNLGGMVRQLSLDQFENESRRMVPVNNDTPYPTKKFTRQKSPQGLHKKIISNLLRPRNWKAPANRRFFLDSYEVGELCYAAEQIFMQEPTVLQLKAPIKVFGDLHGQFGDLMRLFDEYGFPSTAGDITYIDYLFLGDYVDRGQHSLETITLLLALKIEYPENVHLIRGNHEAADINALFGFRIECIERMGENDGIWAWTRFNQLFNYLPLAALIEKKIICMHGGIGRSINSVEQIEKLERPITMDAGSIILMDLLWSDPTENDSVEGLRPNARGPGLVTFGPDRVTEFCKKNKLQLIIRAHECVMDGFERFAQGQLITLFSATNYCGTANNAGAILVVGRGLVVVPKLIHPLPPPLQSPETSPERVMDETWMQELNIQRPPTPTRGRPQPDLDRGSLAYI